The DNA sequence CTGAAGAAGCTGAAGCAAAAGAAGGAGATAAATAATCATGGCTGATACAAAATTAAAAAATGCTAATGTAAAACTTCCTGAAAATCTTTTTGCTAGTGAAAAAATCTATGAACAAGCTATTTTTGATACAGTTTTATCAGAAAGAGCTTCAAGAAGACAAGGTACACACCAAGTTAAAAATAGAGCTGAAGTAAGTGGTACAGGTAAAAAACCTTGAAGACAAAAAGGTACAGGTAGAGCTCGTCAAGGTTCTTTAAGATCACCTCAATTCGTAGGTGGTGGAAGAGCATTTGGACCTCAATCAGAAAAAAATTATTCATTAAAAGTTAACAAAAAAGTTAGATTTGCTGCTTTTAAATCAGCATTAACACTTTTAGCTCAAGATCAAGCTGTTTTAGTTGATGATTTAAAATTATCAAAAATCTCAACAAAAGAGTTTATTACTAAATTAGATTCATTAGTAAATGAAAAAGAATACAGACGTGTATTAGTTGTAACTGAAGATGAAACAGTTTTCAAATCTACAGCTAACGTTCCATATGTTTACACAGTTAAAGCAAATTC is a window from the Mycoplasma anserisalpingitidis genome containing:
- the rplD gene encoding 50S ribosomal protein L4; translated protein: MADTKLKNANVKLPENLFASEKIYEQAIFDTVLSERASRRQGTHQVKNRAEVSGTGKKPWRQKGTGRARQGSLRSPQFVGGGRAFGPQSEKNYSLKVNKKVRFAAFKSALTLLAQDQAVLVDDLKLSKISTKEFITKLDSLVNEKEYRRVLVVTEDETVFKSTANVPYVYTVKANSISVELLLLADLMVISNESLSILEGKFK